The following coding sequences are from one Myxococcales bacterium window:
- a CDS encoding GspE/PulE family protein, translated as MDAAAWLRTVEDSAAQAQKRLEDLATAVGEVRSRDQLMREADERLSPIFDSQRTYLYALDAASGQLVTLATVGKDVKEIRVPAAPGSLAGFVALAKVAVNVRNAYDPAELARIHAKLRFNDHLDQLTQFTTKSILTLPLIHEGALVGVVQALNKKKGLSFMPRDVAAAEDVTKILAPAVKRLNDRLKPGERRAGKWDFLLERGSLTKDALEVALKDAAANRVDPARYLIEKVGVSRGDVERSLCEHFGVDFFRFAGNETVPAELKARLRIDFLKNVCAVPVEVQGSRLTIVIDDPSDIMRTDALRSLDPDRELVIRLGFRDEILGCIEHSFGQKQTGDVGLILKELSADESTGAVEDAGEDESIRGESDSAVIKLANQVIIDAYRRGASDIHIEPNGRERNTTIRFRVDGECVNYQEIPSSIRLPLVARLKIMAKLDISERRKPQDGKIRFQMQDRKIELRVATIPTVNGNEDVVMRILAASKPIPLEKMGMSDRNLSELKRLVSKPYGLVLVVGPTGSGKTTTLHSALGYINTPDTKIWTAEDPVEITQPGLRQVQVQPKIGFDFAAAMRAFLRADPDVIMVGEMRDKETASTGVEASLTGHLVFSTLHTNSAPETVTRLMDMGLDPFSFADALLGVLAQRLARAVCPKCKVQHAATDDEWGAIAEAFGEEGLARRGWRRDTLTLYHGAGCDSCGKSGYKGRVAVHELLVNNDELKLAIMKKAPVEEIRHASIAGGMTTLLQDGIEKAVAGRTDVKQILAVCSR; from the coding sequence ATGGATGCCGCAGCGTGGCTTCGTACGGTTGAGGATTCCGCCGCTCAGGCGCAAAAACGGCTCGAGGATCTGGCGACAGCGGTCGGTGAGGTGCGCAGCCGCGACCAGCTCATGCGTGAAGCTGACGAACGTCTGTCGCCCATCTTCGACTCTCAGCGCACGTACCTCTACGCGCTCGATGCGGCCTCGGGTCAGCTCGTCACCCTGGCGACCGTGGGCAAGGACGTCAAGGAGATCCGGGTGCCCGCTGCCCCGGGAAGCCTCGCCGGCTTCGTGGCGCTCGCGAAGGTGGCCGTCAACGTGCGCAACGCCTACGACCCTGCCGAGCTTGCGCGCATACACGCCAAGCTGCGCTTCAATGACCACCTCGACCAGCTCACGCAGTTCACCACGAAGTCCATCCTGACCTTGCCCCTCATCCACGAGGGCGCTTTGGTAGGTGTGGTGCAGGCGCTCAACAAGAAAAAAGGCCTGTCGTTCATGCCGCGGGATGTGGCCGCGGCCGAGGACGTCACCAAGATCCTGGCCCCCGCCGTCAAGCGCTTGAACGATCGCCTCAAGCCCGGAGAGCGGCGCGCGGGCAAGTGGGATTTTCTCCTCGAGCGCGGCAGCCTCACCAAGGACGCCCTCGAGGTGGCGCTCAAAGACGCGGCGGCAAACCGGGTCGATCCTGCCCGGTACCTGATCGAAAAGGTGGGCGTGAGCCGCGGTGACGTGGAGCGCTCCCTCTGCGAGCACTTCGGCGTCGATTTCTTCCGCTTCGCGGGGAACGAAACCGTGCCGGCCGAGCTGAAAGCCCGGCTTCGGATCGACTTTCTCAAGAACGTTTGCGCCGTGCCCGTGGAGGTCCAGGGGAGCCGCCTCACGATCGTGATCGACGATCCCTCGGACATCATGCGCACGGACGCCCTCCGGTCGCTCGATCCGGATCGCGAGCTGGTGATCCGCCTCGGGTTTCGCGACGAGATCTTGGGGTGCATCGAACACTCCTTCGGCCAAAAGCAGACCGGCGACGTTGGCCTCATCCTGAAGGAACTTTCGGCTGACGAGTCGACGGGCGCGGTCGAGGATGCAGGGGAAGACGAATCGATCCGTGGCGAGTCCGATAGCGCCGTCATCAAGCTGGCAAACCAGGTGATCATCGACGCCTACCGCCGGGGCGCCTCCGACATTCACATCGAGCCCAATGGTCGCGAGCGCAACACCACGATCCGCTTCCGCGTGGACGGCGAGTGCGTCAATTACCAGGAGATTCCCTCGTCGATTCGCTTGCCCCTGGTGGCGCGGCTCAAGATCATGGCGAAGCTCGACATCTCCGAGCGCCGCAAGCCGCAAGACGGCAAGATTCGCTTCCAGATGCAAGATCGCAAGATCGAGCTGCGTGTCGCCACGATTCCCACGGTCAACGGCAACGAAGACGTGGTCATGCGTATTTTGGCCGCGTCGAAGCCGATCCCACTCGAAAAGATGGGGATGAGCGACCGGAATCTTTCGGAGTTGAAGCGGCTCGTCTCGAAGCCCTACGGTCTGGTGCTGGTCGTGGGCCCGACCGGTTCGGGTAAAACGACCACGTTGCACTCGGCGTTGGGGTACATCAACACGCCGGATACGAAGATCTGGACCGCCGAAGACCCCGTCGAAATCACGCAGCCCGGCCTTCGCCAGGTGCAGGTGCAGCCGAAGATCGGCTTCGACTTCGCCGCGGCGATGCGCGCCTTCCTGCGCGCCGATCCCGACGTGATCATGGTGGGTGAAATGCGTGACAAAGAAACGGCCAGCACGGGGGTCGAGGCCTCGCTCACGGGGCACCTGGTCTTCTCCACCCTTCACACGAACAGCGCCCCCGAAACCGTGACGCGGCTCATGGACATGGGCCTCGATCCGTTCTCATTTGCCGACGCGCTCTTGGGCGTTCTGGCGCAGCGCCTCGCGCGCGCCGTATGCCCAAAGTGCAAGGTCCAGCATGCGGCGACTGACGACGAGTGGGGGGCCATCGCGGAGGCCTTCGGCGAGGAGGGGCTGGCACGACGCGGGTGGCGCCGCGACACGCTTACCCTGTACCACGGCGCAGGCTGTGATTCGTGTGGGAAGAGCGGCTACAAGGGGCGTGTGGCCGTACACGAGCTGCTCGTGAACAACGATGAACTCAAGCTGGCGATCATGAAAAAGGCACCTGTCGAGGAGATTCGCCACGCCTCGATCGCAGGCGGCATGACCACGTTGCTCCAGGATGGCATCGAAAAAGCCGTGGCGGGCCGAACGGACGTCAAACAGATCTTGGCCGTGTGCAGCCGGTAA
- a CDS encoding DUF4388 domain-containing protein yields MSAQTILVIDDSPTLLKVVQLVLGEAGLHVVAAPNADAGLAAVRAERPALVLLDDVLGDTPALPLCEHLADQKDAPKVVLLRSGLHHDDPLKWPGVVDAIAKPFTPDALRAVVSHFVAPGAAPRRRLSLTPAPQAPASAPRTAAPDLAGSLAVFGVSDVFALLCEARKTGDAWFSRGASQVRVRFAAGRVAFARAERVPEEFLLGRFLCERGYIDTNTLEAVATQSASARPAGATFPRLGQALIARGLISRDQLDEGMRLQTAALVYELLRWDTGGFTFVATPAASGPTAEPSLDLSVDHLVMEGLRRIDEWRLIEQAIDDFDAIYLREDDRMATLGPGRLLRDEIAVAEQLNGRNTVRDVIFQTHMGSFEVCRVLYRLRKSKLIRPRVTPAAP; encoded by the coding sequence ATGTCTGCGCAGACCATCTTGGTGATTGACGACAGCCCCACCCTGCTCAAGGTGGTGCAGCTCGTGCTCGGCGAAGCCGGCCTACATGTGGTCGCCGCACCGAACGCAGACGCAGGTCTGGCGGCCGTGCGCGCCGAACGCCCCGCCCTCGTACTGCTCGACGACGTGTTGGGCGACACACCCGCGCTGCCTTTGTGCGAACACCTGGCCGACCAGAAGGATGCCCCCAAGGTCGTGCTCTTGCGCAGCGGCCTTCACCACGACGATCCCCTCAAGTGGCCGGGCGTTGTGGACGCCATCGCCAAGCCCTTCACGCCCGACGCCCTCCGGGCGGTGGTGTCGCACTTCGTGGCCCCCGGCGCCGCGCCCCGTCGCCGCCTCTCGCTGACGCCTGCCCCCCAGGCGCCCGCATCAGCCCCACGCACAGCGGCGCCGGACCTCGCGGGGAGCCTGGCGGTCTTCGGGGTGTCAGACGTCTTCGCGCTGCTCTGCGAGGCACGCAAAACGGGCGACGCCTGGTTTTCGCGTGGCGCGAGCCAGGTGCGCGTGCGCTTTGCGGCCGGGCGGGTGGCCTTTGCGCGCGCCGAACGCGTGCCAGAGGAATTTTTGCTTGGCCGTTTCCTGTGCGAGCGGGGCTACATCGACACCAACACCCTCGAGGCGGTCGCCACGCAGAGCGCGAGCGCGAGGCCTGCGGGGGCCACGTTCCCACGACTGGGACAGGCCTTGATCGCGCGAGGCCTCATCTCCCGGGACCAGCTCGACGAAGGCATGCGGCTTCAAACGGCTGCCTTGGTCTACGAGCTTCTCCGATGGGACACGGGAGGCTTTACGTTCGTCGCCACCCCTGCGGCCTCAGGTCCCACCGCGGAGCCTTCGCTCGACCTTTCGGTGGACCATCTGGTCATGGAGGGGCTGCGGCGCATCGACGAGTGGCGGCTCATCGAGCAGGCCATCGACGACTTCGACGCGATCTATCTGCGCGAGGACGATCGCATGGCCACGCTTGGGCCCGGCAGGCTCCTGCGCGACGAGATCGCCGTGGCGGAACAGCTCAACGGGCGCAACACGGTTCGCGACGTCATCTTTCAAACCCACATGGGATCGTTCGAGGTCTGCCGCGTGCTTTACCGGCTGCGGAAGAGCAAGCTCATTCGGCCCCGTGTCACCCCGGCCGCGCCCTGA
- a CDS encoding serine/threonine protein kinase — translation MTARYPRRFGKYLLLKPLAKGGMGEIYVAAGGEIGGFEKLCVIKKVIAEKADRSKSIRFLDEAKVVLRLSHSCLVTTFDAGEVEGEFYIAMELVEGKDLRDVWNRCVRTRQRIPLDVALHVVREVARALSYVHAYGKLKLVHRDVAPPNILLAYVGDVKLTDFGLARSVLKQEQTAPGVVYGRAAYLAPEQARGEVADARTDVYTLGIVLWELLTGQQFLQISGLDPATALAIVRHPQLVKPSTRASWITQELDDVVLTALAPDREKRFQSADEMRKALGDVIASIAPRSGADRISEFIEGIYADVIAQEREERERFLQDVIPTFRGRPETRPVPPPPRPAPPAAAPASAGEDSATLPRVRVGRTDSEVPARKRPSAARPAAAPARKGLGGVPLPGLPPSPPPGAGNAARGHGDLRRSDPSSIEGAVESRHASEDPSRAFSRGFVGRMLGGRYRVIESIGEGGMGQVFAAEHIEIGKRVAVKVLQPACSGRPDLVERFRLEARAASKIGHPNIVDVTDLGTTEEGLVYYVMEQLQGVDLAEVLAQERTVEPARAVQITIQMCQALQAAHQADIIHRDLKPENIFLQPGGPQGDRVKIIDFGLARSLEASAVGQNGRPLTNPGTPIGTPEYMAPEQADGHPADARSDIYAVGAILYEMVTGYPAFAGRGYADVLVKKTREKPRSPRELRPEMSKELEDVVMWALDRDPGRRPQSMAQLEYALTKIARGRGQAVAALLGIEAGEGPTPPPNVVTPQPLAGLPPRRKEAVPRPRAEVERGGGNLLDVGDLTVPAATLFPEFAEPGAGVTVEEFPPVAPFESAASLPPVPRAASFAERSGSPPGPALHGLLAAPSVGQAFLARHGIHPHQEASKALVWKKVALGGAAALALALLFKLLVG, via the coding sequence ATGACGGCTCGATACCCCAGGCGTTTCGGAAAGTATCTGCTGCTCAAGCCGTTGGCCAAGGGCGGGATGGGTGAGATCTACGTGGCCGCAGGCGGCGAGATCGGCGGCTTCGAAAAGCTGTGTGTGATCAAAAAAGTGATCGCCGAGAAGGCCGATCGCTCGAAGTCCATTCGCTTCCTCGACGAGGCCAAAGTGGTGCTTCGGCTGTCGCACTCCTGCCTCGTGACCACCTTCGACGCGGGGGAGGTGGAGGGTGAATTCTACATCGCCATGGAGCTCGTCGAGGGAAAGGACCTGCGCGATGTGTGGAATCGCTGTGTGCGCACGCGCCAGCGCATTCCGCTCGACGTCGCGTTGCATGTGGTGCGCGAGGTTGCGCGGGCACTCTCCTACGTACACGCCTACGGCAAGCTGAAGCTCGTGCATCGGGACGTGGCGCCTCCCAACATCCTTCTGGCGTACGTGGGCGACGTGAAGCTCACCGACTTCGGCCTTGCGCGCAGTGTGCTCAAACAAGAGCAGACGGCCCCCGGGGTGGTCTACGGGCGGGCGGCTTACCTGGCGCCCGAGCAAGCGCGCGGTGAGGTCGCCGACGCCCGGACCGATGTGTACACCCTGGGCATCGTGCTCTGGGAGCTCCTGACGGGTCAGCAGTTTCTGCAGATCTCGGGGCTGGATCCGGCCACGGCCCTCGCGATCGTACGCCACCCGCAACTGGTCAAGCCCTCCACCCGCGCCAGCTGGATCACACAAGAACTCGACGACGTGGTGCTGACGGCGCTCGCGCCCGATCGAGAGAAGCGGTTTCAGTCCGCCGACGAGATGCGGAAGGCGCTGGGCGACGTGATCGCCAGCATCGCGCCTCGGTCGGGGGCGGATCGCATCTCCGAGTTCATCGAGGGCATCTATGCCGACGTCATCGCCCAAGAGCGCGAAGAGCGTGAGCGCTTCCTTCAGGACGTGATCCCCACGTTTCGTGGGCGCCCCGAGACCCGCCCCGTGCCGCCGCCGCCCCGGCCTGCCCCCCCCGCCGCAGCGCCCGCAAGCGCGGGGGAAGATTCGGCCACCCTGCCACGGGTGAGGGTGGGTCGGACCGACAGCGAGGTCCCGGCGCGCAAGCGGCCGAGCGCCGCGCGTCCGGCAGCGGCTCCGGCGCGCAAGGGCCTGGGGGGCGTGCCTTTACCGGGCTTGCCGCCCTCGCCACCGCCCGGTGCCGGCAACGCCGCCCGCGGCCACGGCGATCTGCGCAGGAGTGATCCCTCATCCATCGAGGGTGCGGTCGAATCGCGCCATGCCTCCGAAGATCCCTCGCGGGCCTTCTCTCGCGGCTTCGTGGGACGCATGCTCGGTGGACGTTACCGGGTGATCGAGTCCATCGGCGAGGGGGGGATGGGGCAGGTCTTTGCGGCCGAACACATCGAGATCGGCAAGCGCGTCGCCGTGAAGGTGCTCCAGCCGGCCTGTTCGGGACGGCCCGATCTCGTCGAACGGTTTCGCCTGGAAGCCCGGGCGGCTTCGAAGATTGGGCATCCGAACATCGTGGACGTCACGGACCTCGGCACCACCGAAGAGGGCCTGGTCTACTACGTCATGGAGCAACTTCAGGGCGTGGATCTGGCCGAGGTGCTCGCGCAAGAGCGCACGGTGGAGCCGGCGCGGGCCGTGCAGATCACCATCCAGATGTGCCAGGCCCTCCAGGCGGCTCATCAAGCCGACATCATCCACCGCGACCTCAAGCCCGAAAACATCTTTTTACAGCCTGGAGGACCGCAAGGCGATCGGGTCAAGATCATCGACTTTGGTCTCGCGCGTAGCCTCGAGGCGTCGGCCGTAGGGCAGAACGGGCGGCCGCTCACAAACCCGGGAACGCCGATCGGAACTCCGGAGTACATGGCGCCAGAGCAGGCGGATGGACATCCCGCGGACGCGCGCTCGGACATCTACGCGGTGGGCGCTATCTTGTACGAGATGGTCACGGGCTACCCCGCCTTCGCGGGCCGCGGTTACGCAGACGTGCTCGTCAAAAAGACCCGTGAAAAGCCGCGATCTCCCCGAGAGCTGCGCCCCGAGATGTCGAAGGAGCTCGAGGACGTGGTCATGTGGGCGCTGGATCGAGATCCGGGCCGGCGGCCCCAGAGCATGGCGCAGCTCGAGTACGCGCTCACCAAGATCGCTCGTGGCCGCGGTCAAGCGGTGGCGGCGCTCCTGGGAATCGAGGCGGGCGAGGGCCCCACACCGCCGCCCAACGTCGTGACGCCGCAGCCCTTGGCGGGCCTGCCGCCGCGCCGCAAAGAAGCCGTTCCCCGTCCCCGGGCCGAGGTCGAGCGCGGCGGGGGGAATCTCCTCGACGTAGGCGACCTGACCGTGCCGGCGGCCACGCTGTTCCCCGAGTTCGCTGAACCCGGCGCGGGCGTGACCGTGGAAGAGTTCCCTCCCGTGGCACCGTTCGAAAGTGCGGCGTCCCTTCCGCCTGTGCCCCGCGCTGCCTCCTTCGCAGAGCGCTCGGGGTCTCCGCCCGGACCTGCGCTCCATGGCCTCTTGGCCGCGCCGAGCGTTGGTCAGGCCTTTTTGGCGCGGCATGGAATTCACCCGCACCAGGAGGCCAGCAAGGCGCTCGTTTGGAAGAAAGTGGCCCTGGGCGGCGCCGCGGCCTTGGCCCTTGCGCTGCTTTTCAAGCTCCTGGTTGGTTAG
- a CDS encoding protein kinase: protein MNADEFPRKFGPYILLKPLARGGMGALYLALSGERSMEKLCVIKTALHHLADKGYLQRFRDEAKVVVRLSHGNLVSVFDAGQIQGELFLAMDFIEGKDLRAVWNRCAQKGIAFPVDVAVHITKELVRGLGYAHSFGGLNLVHRDVSPPNLLLSYSGEVKLTDFGLASSTLKLEKTAPGVIYGKVSYMAPEQARGEGLDGRADLYAAGVMLWELLTGRQLFPASTGLAGLGGEDDLLERVRHPRVAPPSQKTSRVPAELDEIVLRALAAEPGQRYQSGEEFRSALAAFQAKTSPSTDGEHVAAFLRRLFGDEIGKEKRAREALQVSGAALLPKVGTPMAPRPPEPGDDFDAPTPALVRRKGSTEHMDPSRPPGERTPPPSPGASRQPPQRTGETRAIAGPRPTPPPESLSQIVGTVLGGRYRILRLCGEGGMGRVYEAEHVEIGKRVAVKVLHPAYTRTPDVVERFRREARAASRIGHANIVNVTDSGTTDDGSFFFVMEYIEGSELGLLIHKEGPLAVKRALRIADQICQALQAAHDAGVIHRDLKPENVLLVAREGRPDFVKVLDFGIARVAEVEDSTHQAGRRLTRPGVAMGTPEYMAPEQAAGKSADARSDIYAVGSIIYEMLTGTPPYEGDNVMEVLHKKATESPVPLRQVRPDVPVTVEALVDRAMARHADERPQSMAAFAAEIGLVLEAFVGRRTPTEVRPVRKETGFFVGAIEPVTGLSSLGLSRRSTLMAAGALAVVGLLVVVKVATVRPGSPVAAGKSLPTRVVTVPPPVPVVPAVPEAEPAPAAAPEAVPGGPADEWSLATQEQGTAEGEETALAPEDLEVQIAVGDAPRRRRSSTVAARDLLEEGQRMLHAQKYDDAKRAFEKAARTHAVRGRALLGMGQIAFQQQDYEEAVRMAKQGASAGAGVSAHVLLGDAFFKLKDFPSAKKAYSDALKLDPDNKAARSNLESTERRLP from the coding sequence ATGAACGCGGACGAGTTCCCGCGAAAATTTGGACCCTACATCCTGCTCAAGCCGCTGGCTCGGGGCGGGATGGGTGCGCTTTATCTGGCGCTTTCGGGCGAGCGCAGCATGGAGAAGCTGTGCGTGATCAAGACGGCCCTGCATCACCTGGCCGACAAAGGGTACCTGCAGCGCTTCCGTGACGAAGCGAAGGTGGTCGTGAGGCTTTCGCACGGCAATTTGGTCTCCGTCTTCGATGCCGGACAGATCCAGGGCGAGCTCTTCCTGGCCATGGATTTCATCGAAGGCAAGGATCTGCGCGCGGTGTGGAACCGCTGCGCGCAAAAGGGCATCGCGTTCCCTGTGGACGTGGCCGTGCACATCACGAAGGAGCTGGTGCGGGGGCTCGGCTACGCCCACTCGTTCGGCGGGCTCAACCTGGTTCATCGCGATGTCTCGCCGCCCAACTTGCTGCTTTCGTACTCGGGCGAGGTGAAGCTCACCGACTTCGGGTTGGCTTCGTCCACGTTGAAGCTCGAGAAGACCGCCCCGGGCGTGATTTACGGCAAAGTCAGCTACATGGCCCCGGAGCAGGCGCGCGGGGAGGGGCTCGACGGGCGCGCCGATCTCTACGCTGCCGGCGTGATGCTGTGGGAACTGCTCACGGGGCGGCAGCTCTTTCCGGCCTCCACGGGCCTCGCGGGGCTGGGGGGGGAAGATGATTTGCTCGAGCGGGTGCGTCACCCCCGGGTCGCGCCGCCTTCGCAGAAGACCTCTCGCGTTCCCGCCGAGCTCGACGAGATCGTGCTCAGGGCCCTCGCTGCGGAGCCCGGTCAGCGCTACCAAAGCGGAGAGGAGTTCCGCTCGGCTCTGGCGGCGTTTCAGGCCAAGACCAGCCCCTCGACCGATGGTGAACACGTGGCTGCCTTCCTGCGCCGCCTGTTCGGCGACGAGATCGGCAAGGAAAAGCGCGCCCGTGAGGCTTTGCAGGTCTCGGGGGCGGCGCTGCTGCCCAAGGTGGGGACACCCATGGCGCCGCGTCCCCCCGAACCCGGGGACGACTTCGACGCTCCAACCCCGGCTTTGGTGCGGCGCAAGGGTTCGACCGAGCACATGGACCCCTCCCGCCCGCCGGGAGAGCGCACGCCGCCTCCGAGCCCCGGGGCCAGCCGGCAGCCGCCCCAGCGCACGGGCGAGACCCGCGCGATCGCAGGGCCGCGTCCCACGCCGCCTCCCGAGTCTCTGTCCCAAATCGTGGGTACGGTACTGGGCGGCCGTTACCGGATCCTCCGCCTTTGTGGTGAGGGGGGCATGGGCAGGGTGTACGAAGCGGAACACGTCGAAATCGGCAAGCGGGTCGCCGTCAAGGTTCTGCACCCGGCTTACACACGTACGCCCGACGTGGTCGAGCGCTTCCGCCGTGAAGCACGGGCCGCTTCGCGCATTGGGCACGCGAACATCGTGAACGTGACGGATTCAGGAACGACCGATGACGGTTCGTTCTTTTTCGTCATGGAGTACATCGAGGGGTCGGAATTGGGCCTGCTCATCCACAAAGAAGGCCCGCTCGCGGTGAAGCGGGCGTTGCGCATCGCCGACCAGATCTGTCAGGCGCTTCAGGCCGCTCACGACGCGGGCGTCATCCATCGGGATCTCAAGCCCGAAAACGTGCTTCTCGTCGCGCGGGAGGGGCGCCCCGATTTCGTGAAGGTGCTCGACTTTGGCATCGCACGGGTGGCGGAAGTGGAGGACTCGACCCATCAGGCCGGCCGCAGGTTGACTCGACCGGGCGTGGCGATGGGGACCCCCGAATACATGGCGCCCGAGCAAGCGGCGGGCAAGTCGGCCGACGCACGCTCGGACATCTACGCCGTGGGTTCGATCATCTACGAGATGCTGACCGGCACCCCGCCTTACGAGGGGGACAACGTCATGGAGGTGCTGCACAAGAAGGCCACGGAGTCTCCCGTGCCCCTGCGACAGGTGCGGCCCGACGTTCCCGTGACGGTCGAGGCTCTCGTCGATCGGGCCATGGCGCGCCATGCGGACGAGCGCCCCCAGAGCATGGCCGCCTTCGCCGCCGAGATCGGCCTCGTGTTGGAGGCCTTCGTGGGGCGCCGCACACCCACCGAGGTACGGCCCGTTCGCAAGGAGACCGGCTTTTTCGTGGGGGCGATCGAGCCGGTCACGGGTTTGTCGTCCCTGGGGCTGTCGCGTCGCTCGACCTTGATGGCGGCCGGCGCTCTGGCCGTGGTGGGGCTGCTCGTGGTGGTCAAGGTGGCGACCGTGAGACCCGGAAGCCCCGTCGCTGCGGGCAAGTCCCTGCCCACGCGCGTGGTCACGGTGCCGCCGCCCGTGCCGGTGGTTCCTGCCGTGCCGGAGGCCGAACCGGCCCCCGCAGCTGCGCCCGAAGCCGTGCCTGGTGGCCCCGCCGACGAATGGAGCCTCGCCACCCAGGAGCAAGGCACGGCCGAAGGTGAAGAGACGGCCTTGGCGCCCGAGGACCTGGAAGTGCAGATTGCCGTGGGGGACGCCCCTCGCCGCCGCCGCTCGTCGACGGTCGCCGCGCGTGACCTCCTGGAAGAAGGACAGCGCATGCTCCACGCCCAAAAGTATGACGACGCGAAGCGCGCCTTCGAGAAAGCGGCGCGCACGCATGCCGTCCGCGGCCGGGCCCTCCTGGGCATGGGGCAGATCGCTTTTCAGCAGCAGGACTACGAGGAGGCGGTGCGCATGGCGAAGCAGGGGGCCAGTGCAGGCGCGGGTGTGAGCGCTCACGTGCTGCTGGGTGATGCCTTCTTCAAGCTCAAGGATTTTCCGTCTGCCAAGAAGGCCTACAGCGACGCACTCAAGCTCGACCCAGACAACAAAGCGGCACGCAGCAACCTCGAGTCCACCGAACGGAGGTTGCCATGA
- a CDS encoding PAS domain-containing sensor histidine kinase translates to MISSVPLAGSPKTCAGIAATTLLDAMAAPAFVLDLVGSCLHANPRARALLPHVLEGGDRSVLDWFPGSGAAAFRAAVKAFETGQKTHVVFEGSLAPLPGSFAMEFIRVPEAVVVVLRPSPEGVPRAPSEDERFASLADAMPQLVWTALPDGSVDYYNGRREEYEGLRQDEEGQWKWGAVVHPDDREATVEAWKAANESGAGVYEMIHRLKRASGAYEWHVSRAHAARDTSGRVVRWYGTATNVQDLQGALVRAQEARADAERATHFAQVFVGMLGHDLRNPLSAIKTGAQLLRRQLEEEKHRRTASRIEASASRMAEMIDQLLDFTRIRLGSGLQIRPTTLALEPLVRQIVDEVQSAHGHVRFEVSARGNLEGHWDGDRLAQVFSNLLANAAHHGEPDPAPQVWLEGLEAEGVTLRVWNAGQIPPEVVRELFAPFRGSLQAGRRGLGLGLFISREVVSRHGGTLEARSEAGQGTTFTLRLPRSPRAPREGGLG, encoded by the coding sequence GTGATCTCCTCGGTCCCGCTGGCCGGTTCCCCGAAGACATGCGCGGGGATCGCGGCAACCACCTTGCTCGACGCGATGGCCGCACCGGCGTTCGTTCTCGACCTGGTGGGCTCGTGCCTGCACGCGAACCCACGGGCGAGGGCCCTTTTGCCCCACGTCCTCGAAGGCGGCGATCGGAGCGTGCTCGACTGGTTTCCCGGCAGCGGGGCCGCTGCCTTTCGTGCGGCGGTCAAGGCGTTCGAGACAGGGCAGAAGACCCACGTCGTCTTCGAGGGGTCCTTGGCGCCCTTGCCCGGTTCTTTTGCGATGGAGTTCATCCGCGTGCCCGAAGCGGTGGTCGTCGTGCTGCGGCCCTCGCCCGAGGGAGTTCCGCGCGCGCCCTCCGAGGACGAGCGGTTTGCTTCGCTTGCCGATGCCATGCCACAGCTCGTATGGACGGCCTTGCCGGACGGGTCGGTGGATTACTACAACGGCCGCCGGGAGGAGTACGAAGGCCTCAGACAAGACGAAGAGGGGCAATGGAAGTGGGGCGCGGTGGTTCATCCCGATGATCGCGAGGCCACGGTCGAAGCGTGGAAGGCCGCCAACGAAAGTGGGGCCGGCGTCTACGAAATGATCCACCGCCTCAAGCGCGCATCCGGCGCCTACGAGTGGCATGTCAGCAGGGCTCACGCGGCCCGCGACACATCCGGCAGGGTGGTGCGTTGGTACGGCACGGCCACCAACGTGCAGGACCTGCAGGGGGCGCTCGTGCGTGCTCAGGAGGCCCGTGCGGACGCCGAGCGGGCCACACACTTCGCCCAGGTGTTCGTGGGCATGCTGGGCCACGATCTGCGTAACCCCCTCAGCGCCATCAAGACGGGCGCACAGCTTCTCCGACGGCAACTCGAAGAAGAAAAACACCGGCGTACGGCCTCGCGGATCGAAGCGAGCGCCAGCCGTATGGCGGAGATGATCGACCAGCTCCTCGACTTCACGCGCATCCGCCTCGGATCCGGCTTACAGATAAGGCCCACCACGCTCGCGCTCGAGCCGCTCGTGAGGCAGATCGTGGACGAGGTCCAGAGCGCACACGGCCACGTGCGTTTCGAGGTGAGCGCCCGCGGCAATCTCGAAGGACACTGGGATGGCGACCGGCTGGCCCAGGTGTTCTCGAATCTCCTGGCGAACGCGGCTCATCATGGCGAGCCCGATCCGGCGCCGCAGGTGTGGCTAGAGGGCCTGGAGGCGGAGGGTGTCACCCTGCGGGTGTGGAACGCGGGGCAGATCCCCCCCGAGGTGGTGCGGGAGCTCTTCGCGCCGTTTCGCGGAAGCCTCCAGGCGGGCCGGCGGGGGCTGGGGCTGGGTTTGTTCATTTCCCGCGAGGTGGTGAGTCGCCACGGGGGCACGCTCGAGGCCCGGTCCGAGGCGGGGCAGGGCACCACGTTCACCTTGCGCTTGCCTCGTAGCCCTCGCGCGCCGCGCGAGGGTGGTCTCGGCTGA